A single window of Arcobacter venerupis DNA harbors:
- a CDS encoding NAD(P)-dependent oxidoreductase — protein sequence MMNQSLGKKIGFIGAGVMGKSMILNLMKKGFEVDVYARDKQKIEDILEAGAVFRENIQSCVEDKDVVITIVGYPKDVEEIYLSQKGILNSAKKDTYLIDMTTTSPNLIIDIYNIAKEKGLKFLDAPVSGGENGAKNATLSIMVGGDEEDFNACKDIFEALGTTIIYEGKAGSGQHTKMANQIAIAGIMAGISEAITYGKKVGLDIETMLRSISNGSASSFHMTNTAPKMNQRDFKAGFYIKHMVKDLKIANEEVPTLKVLKDVLEMYETLEKNGDGDLGTQAICKYYE from the coding sequence ATGATGAATCAAAGTCTAGGTAAAAAAATAGGTTTTATAGGCGCAGGTGTAATGGGTAAATCAATGATTTTAAATCTAATGAAAAAAGGATTTGAAGTAGATGTTTATGCAAGAGATAAACAAAAGATTGAAGATATACTAGAAGCTGGTGCAGTTTTTCGTGAAAATATTCAATCTTGTGTAGAAGATAAAGATGTAGTAATAACAATAGTTGGTTACCCAAAAGATGTTGAAGAGATATACTTATCACAAAAAGGTATTTTAAATAGTGCAAAAAAAGATACTTATTTAATAGATATGACAACAACAAGTCCAAATCTAATAATTGATATTTATAATATTGCAAAAGAGAAAGGATTAAAGTTTTTAGATGCCCCTGTCTCTGGTGGAGAAAATGGTGCTAAAAATGCAACTTTATCTATTATGGTTGGTGGAGATGAAGAAGATTTTAATGCTTGTAAAGATATTTTTGAAGCTTTAGGTACAACTATTATCTATGAGGGAAAAGCTGGAAGTGGACAACACACAAAAATGGCAAACCAAATAGCAATCGCAGGAATCATGGCAGGAATTAGTGAAGCTATAACTTATGGAAAAAAAGTTGGATTAGATATTGAAACTATGTTAAGAAGTATCAGTAATGGTTCTGCTTCAAGTTTTCATATGACAAATACAGCTCCAAAAATGAATCAAAGAGATTTTAAAGCAGGTTTTTATATAAAACATATGGTAAAAGATTTAAAAATAGCAAATGAAGAAGTTCCAACTCTAAAAGTATTAAAAGATGTATTAGAAATGTATGAGACATTAGAAAAAAATGGCGATGGCGATTTAGGAACACAAGCTATTTGCAAATATTATGAGTAA
- a CDS encoding McrC family protein, with amino-acid sequence MPNIIYEYEEIKEENYKDLKTHIIENLSLHKYFKLDWKTLNARQYCGILNFDKQDFYILPKIANRNDEQEDEQNLNIFIYMLMYAYNINLSNEQIASCQNQEHSILEVFVQMFASNLLNELKKGIYKEYITQQDNLPVLKGKYLINENLKYNFTKNKIYCEYDEFSPNNSLNQFFLYAIKYLQKFVKDKKLLKQCELIFDEVEYKSVDINKLDRIHFNRLNQRFRTSFEIAILLLKQSIPLFSQDKKSFAFLFDMNILFEKFIARLVKELDDNAKIQNQDNFNDLTLKPDIILKKQIIDTKYKKIKSIEDIKQSDKLQVFAYGVNYGVDNVMLLYPRHLDSLNKTLILGKEEYKKINLRIVCIDLDFNGNNYKDYINEIRKRVEILNG; translated from the coding sequence ATGCCAAATATAATATATGAATATGAAGAGATAAAAGAAGAAAACTATAAAGATTTAAAAACACACATTATAGAAAATTTATCTCTTCATAAATATTTTAAGCTTGATTGGAAAACACTAAACGCTAGACAATATTGTGGAATTTTAAATTTTGATAAACAAGATTTTTATATTTTGCCAAAAATAGCAAATCGTAATGATGAACAAGAGGATGAACAAAATCTAAATATATTTATCTATATGTTGATGTATGCTTATAATATAAATCTATCAAATGAACAAATAGCCTCTTGCCAAAATCAAGAGCACTCTATATTAGAAGTATTTGTTCAAATGTTTGCATCAAATCTTTTAAATGAATTAAAAAAAGGTATATACAAAGAGTATATCACTCAACAAGATAATCTTCCAGTTCTAAAAGGAAAATATCTAATAAATGAAAACCTAAAATACAACTTCACAAAAAATAAAATCTATTGTGAATATGATGAATTTAGTCCAAATAATAGTCTAAATCAATTTTTTCTATATGCAATAAAATATCTTCAAAAATTTGTAAAAGATAAAAAGCTTTTAAAACAGTGTGAACTAATATTTGATGAGGTTGAATATAAGTCAGTAGATATAAATAAATTAGATAGGATTCATTTCAATAGATTAAATCAAAGATTCAGAACCAGCTTTGAAATAGCTATTTTACTTTTGAAACAATCAATTCCACTATTTAGTCAAGATAAAAAATCATTTGCTTTTTTGTTTGATATGAATATATTGTTTGAGAAGTTTATAGCTAGACTTGTAAAAGAGTTAGATGATAATGCAAAAATACAAAATCAAGATAATTTCAATGATTTGACATTAAAGCCAGATATAATACTAAAAAAACAAATAATAGATACAAAATATAAAAAAATCAAATCAATAGAAGATATAAAACAAAGTGATAAACTCCAAGTATTTGCTTATGGAGTAAATTATGGAGTTGATAATGTGATGCTTTTGTATCCTAGACATTTAGATAGTTTGAATAAAACTTTGATTTTAGGAAAAGAAGAATATAAAAAAATAAATTTGAGAATAGTTTGTATTGATTTGGATTTTAATGGGAATAATTATAAAGACTATATTAATGAAATTAGGAAGAGGGTGGAGATTTTAAATGGATAG
- a CDS encoding McrB family protein, whose amino-acid sequence MDRKELFREWLKNNGMSASVQSNYPLYIDEYIPAILKGINLEVNSLFEITDLKKLEDILNKIQIDLKEINLEKSSFPSASLKKYIEYIKSSYKISKDEKYNMKTKNIMLYGAPGVGKTHNYKRLITMIEDGNNEKTIFDTISKNETTNDFDNSIFEDIKKEKRIEFVTFHQSYSYEDFIEGFRPSENSHIELEDGIFKLLCNKAKNQIKETIYQHISFDEAFDILRTQYIENELDKIFSVSNVEILIHEFKDKTIKVQSSNAKDTQYVKKSDLETVVQAILNNEVQKPSDIKNLDVKKDTISLGGLYYPIGKKIVEIINENKKGIEEKEKNFYIVIDEINRGNISKIFGELITLIEEDKRDTYEVTLPYSKEKFQIPSNLYIIATMNSTDKSIATIDIALRRRFTFLKMKPNLNLVPEIAKELFEKINEHISKTINEDYKLGHSYFMKIENENDLEFVKKYKIQSLLEEYFYGDEENYKKAISILNIKEDNQ is encoded by the coding sequence ATGGATAGAAAAGAATTATTTAGAGAATGGTTAAAAAATAATGGAATGTCAGCAAGTGTTCAAAGTAATTATCCTTTATATATTGATGAATATATTCCAGCTATTTTAAAAGGCATAAATTTAGAGGTTAATAGTTTATTTGAAATAACAGATTTGAAAAAATTAGAAGATATTTTAAATAAAATACAGATAGATTTAAAAGAAATTAATTTAGAAAAAAGTAGTTTTCCATCAGCTTCATTAAAAAAATATATAGAATATATTAAATCATCATATAAAATTAGTAAAGACGAAAAATACAATATGAAAACAAAAAATATAATGCTCTATGGTGCTCCAGGTGTTGGTAAAACTCATAATTACAAAAGATTAATTACTATGATAGAAGATGGTAATAATGAAAAAACTATTTTTGATACTATTTCTAAAAATGAAACTACAAATGATTTTGATAATTCTATTTTTGAAGATATAAAAAAAGAAAAAAGAATAGAGTTTGTAACATTTCATCAAAGTTACTCTTATGAAGATTTTATAGAAGGGTTTAGACCTAGTGAGAATAGTCATATAGAATTAGAAGATGGTATATTTAAACTATTATGTAATAAAGCAAAAAATCAAATCAAAGAAACAATATATCAACATATTTCTTTTGATGAAGCTTTTGATATATTAAGAACCCAATATATAGAAAACGAATTAGATAAAATATTTAGTGTTTCTAATGTTGAAATACTTATTCATGAATTTAAAGATAAAACTATAAAAGTTCAATCATCAAATGCAAAAGATACACAATATGTTAAGAAATCAGATTTAGAAACAGTTGTTCAAGCAATATTGAATAATGAAGTTCAAAAACCAAGTGATATAAAAAACTTAGATGTTAAAAAAGATACTATCTCTTTAGGTGGGTTATATTATCCAATCGGTAAAAAGATTGTTGAAATAATTAATGAAAACAAAAAAGGCATAGAAGAAAAAGAAAAAAATTTCTATATAGTAATAGACGAAATAAACAGAGGAAATATCTCTAAAATCTTTGGAGAACTTATTACTCTTATAGAAGAAGATAAAAGAGATACATATGAAGTAACACTTCCATATTCAAAAGAGAAGTTTCAAATACCATCAAACTTATATATCATTGCTACTATGAACTCAACTGATAAATCTATTGCAACTATTGATATAGCTTTAAGAAGAAGATTTACATTTTTAAAGATGAAGCCAAATTTAAATTTAGTTCCAGAAATTGCAAAAGAATTATTTGAAAAGATAAATGAACATATTTCAAAAACAATAAATGAAGATTATAAACTAGGGCACAGTTACTTTATGAAGATAGAGAATGAAAATGATTTAGAGTTTGTGAAAAAATACAAAATCCAATCATTACTTGAAGAGTATTTTTATGGCGATGAAGAAAACTATAAAAAAGCAATATCAATTTTAAATATAAAAGAAGATAACCAATGA
- a CDS encoding nucleotide pyrophosphohydrolase, translating to MNIEQIEQRIQKFSDDRNWESFHNPKNLVMALTGEVGELNEIFQWLNFEESLNLPDDVLEHTKEEVADVAIYLLRICMKLDINLEEAILNKMTKNEKKYPVETSQGGSKKYSKSREDK from the coding sequence ATGAATATAGAACAAATAGAACAACGAATCCAAAAATTCTCAGATGATAGAAACTGGGAAAGTTTTCACAATCCAAAAAATCTAGTTATGGCATTAACAGGTGAAGTAGGAGAACTAAATGAGATATTCCAATGGCTAAATTTTGAAGAGTCTTTGAATCTACCTGATGATGTGTTAGAGCATACAAAAGAAGAAGTAGCTGACGTGGCTATTTATCTTCTTAGAATTTGCATGAAACTAGATATAAATCTTGAAGAGGCTATTTTAAATAAGATGACAAAAAATGAAAAAAAATATCCAGTTGAAACATCTCAAGGTGGAAGTAAAAAGTATAGTAAGAGTAGGGAAGATAAATAA
- the hypE gene encoding hydrogenase expression/formation protein HypE, whose protein sequence is MTKTITLAHGNGGAENNELIKEVFYVAFKNEILEKSEDAAVIQNGTLAFSTDSFTVSPLFFNGANIGKLAICGTCNDLAMMGAKPKYLTCSVIIEEGFEVEQLERIVASMKKELEINGAIIVSGDTKVVPKGAVDKIFINTTGIGEILYKGISSNNITQNDLILVNRDIGAHGATIFAAREGMDMNSELKSDCNSLYPQVKALIDAGIKITALRDATRGGVSAVLNEWAKQSNICIEVEEEKIPVCDEVKGICEMLGFEATNLANEGTFVLAIPQEFAAKAIEVLQTFPEASKACIIGKVTNQYDKKVILNSSWGTKRFLDTPTGELLPRIC, encoded by the coding sequence ATGACAAAAACAATAACACTAGCACATGGAAATGGTGGAGCTGAGAATAATGAATTAATAAAAGAGGTTTTTTATGTAGCTTTTAAAAATGAAATTTTAGAGAAAAGTGAAGATGCAGCAGTTATTCAAAATGGAACATTAGCTTTTAGTACGGATTCATTTACAGTTTCACCACTTTTTTTTAATGGAGCAAATATTGGAAAATTAGCCATTTGTGGAACTTGTAATGACTTAGCTATGATGGGAGCGAAACCAAAATATCTTACTTGCTCAGTTATCATTGAAGAGGGTTTTGAGGTAGAACAACTTGAAAGAATTGTGGCTTCCATGAAAAAAGAGCTTGAAATAAATGGAGCTATTATTGTAAGTGGAGATACAAAGGTAGTTCCTAAAGGTGCAGTTGATAAAATCTTCATAAACACTACAGGAATTGGAGAAATCTTATACAAAGGCATTAGCTCAAATAATATCACTCAAAATGACCTAATTTTAGTAAATAGAGACATTGGAGCTCATGGTGCTACTATTTTTGCTGCACGAGAGGGAATGGATATGAATTCAGAGCTTAAAAGCGATTGTAACTCTTTATATCCACAAGTGAAAGCTTTGATTGATGCAGGTATTAAAATAACAGCTTTAAGAGATGCCACGAGAGGTGGAGTGAGTGCTGTGTTAAATGAGTGGGCAAAACAATCAAATATTTGTATAGAAGTAGAAGAAGAAAAAATTCCAGTATGTGATGAGGTAAAAGGAATTTGTGAGATGTTAGGTTTTGAAGCAACAAATCTTGCAAATGAGGGAACTTTTGTTCTTGCAATTCCACAAGAATTTGCAGCTAAAGCTATTGAAGTTTTACAAACATTTCCAGAGGCTTCAAAGGCTTGTATTATTGGGAAAGTTACAAATCAATATGATAAAAAAGTAATACTAAATAGTTCATGGGGAACAAAAAGATTTTTAGATACACCAACTGGTGAACTTCTTCCAAGGATTTGTTAA
- the hypA gene encoding hydrogenase/urease nickel incorporation protein HypA — MHEYSIVQSLLESCEEHARTNDAKKVTKVVVKIGVLSGVEPDLLQTAFDTFKEQTVCHDAVFLINHQKVVIDCFDCGTISTLEKNEFCCPKCQSVNIKVTDGEEMYLMSLELE, encoded by the coding sequence ATGCACGAATATTCAATAGTTCAATCTTTATTAGAAAGTTGTGAAGAACACGCTCGAACAAATGATGCAAAAAAAGTTACAAAAGTAGTAGTAAAAATTGGAGTTTTAAGTGGAGTTGAACCCGATTTACTTCAAACTGCTTTTGATACTTTTAAAGAACAAACAGTCTGTCATGATGCAGTTTTTTTGATAAATCATCAAAAAGTGGTCATTGATTGTTTTGATTGTGGCACTATTTCAACATTAGAAAAAAATGAATTTTGCTGTCCAAAATGCCAAAGTGTAAATATCAAAGTTACAGATGGTGAAGAGATGTATTTAATGAGTTTAGAATTAGAATAA
- a CDS encoding ABC transporter substrate-binding protein: protein MNKFLSIALSSALACSALAAKEITVGAVMPMSGAVAAYGQVTNLGVELAHKQQPTLKNGDTIKIVLLDNKGDKVETANATTRLISSDNVVAILGALTSTNTAQVIAIADKKGIPVIASVATNDQLTAKRTYANRVCFTDSFQGEVVANFASKEGYKTAVVVVDQAQVYSLGLAKAFESAFKKNGGDIVKVIKVTSGDKDFKAVVSQIKEINPDFMFLPLYHPEASMIARQSKQLGLEKPMFSGDGVANQTFIDLGGDAVNGYMFTDFFDYTNPPSQKSADFVAYHEKETGNKEVNSFTALGADTYNVLIDAMNRCEDPTDSVCINKEIKKTKDFDGVSGKISINNEGNATRSAVIKEIKDGKAVFKATVNP from the coding sequence ATGAATAAATTTTTAAGTATAGCTTTATCTTCTGCATTAGCGTGCAGTGCACTTGCAGCAAAAGAGATTACTGTTGGTGCAGTTATGCCAATGTCTGGGGCTGTAGCAGCTTATGGACAAGTTACAAACTTAGGTGTGGAATTAGCACATAAACAACAACCTACATTAAAAAATGGTGATACGATTAAAATTGTATTATTAGATAATAAAGGTGATAAAGTAGAAACTGCAAATGCTACAACTAGACTTATCTCTTCTGATAATGTTGTTGCTATTTTAGGAGCATTAACTTCTACAAATACAGCACAAGTTATTGCAATTGCTGATAAAAAGGGAATTCCTGTTATTGCTTCAGTTGCTACAAATGACCAATTAACTGCAAAAAGAACTTATGCAAACAGAGTTTGTTTTACTGACTCATTCCAAGGTGAAGTTGTTGCAAATTTTGCAAGTAAAGAAGGTTATAAAACTGCTGTTGTTGTAGTTGACCAAGCACAAGTTTATTCTTTAGGATTAGCAAAAGCTTTTGAAAGTGCATTTAAAAAGAATGGTGGAGATATTGTTAAAGTTATCAAAGTAACATCAGGTGATAAAGATTTCAAAGCTGTAGTTTCTCAAATCAAAGAAATTAATCCTGACTTTATGTTCTTACCTTTATATCATCCAGAAGCTTCTATGATTGCAAGACAATCTAAACAATTGGGTTTAGAAAAACCAATGTTTAGTGGAGATGGCGTTGCAAACCAAACATTTATTGATTTAGGTGGAGATGCAGTAAACGGATATATGTTTACAGATTTCTTCGACTATACAAATCCTCCTTCTCAAAAATCTGCTGATTTCGTAGCTTACCATGAAAAAGAAACAGGAAATAAAGAAGTTAACTCATTTACAGCATTAGGTGCTGATACTTATAATGTACTAATTGATGCAATGAATAGATGTGAAGACCCAACTGATTCTGTTTGTATTAATAAAGAAATTAAAAAAACAAAAGATTTTGATGGTGTTTCAGGAAAAATTTCTATTAATAATGAAGGTAACGCAACTAGATCTGCTGTTATTAAAGAGATTAAAGATGGAAAAGCTGTATTTAAAGCGACAGTTAACCCATAA
- a CDS encoding branched-chain amino acid ABC transporter permease, which produces MDILTFMQQMINGFSLGSMYALIAIGYTMVYGVLRLINFAHGDIMMVGAFLAYTFMAVFDLPFSITVLLAVTLSAGFGMFMDKIAYKPLREAPRISLLITAIGISFFLENTFTVFAGGVPRAFPVPEYMENIFNVAGVTFSVASIMVPIVTLFLLIGILYVLYKTKYGMAIRALSFDIKTVNLMGIDANSIISLVFGLGSALAAVGGIFWAINYPSVEPMMGVLVGLKAFAAAVVGGIGSVSGAVVGGFIIGFTEVVVIAFFPELGGYKDAFAFVFLILVLLFKPTGIMGQDLEKSRF; this is translated from the coding sequence ATGGATATATTAACCTTTATGCAACAAATGATAAACGGTTTTAGTTTGGGTAGTATGTATGCTCTTATTGCAATTGGTTATACGATGGTTTATGGTGTGTTAAGATTAATTAATTTTGCCCATGGCGATATAATGATGGTAGGTGCTTTTTTAGCTTATACTTTTATGGCAGTTTTTGATTTGCCATTTTCTATTACTGTATTATTAGCAGTTACTTTATCAGCTGGTTTTGGTATGTTTATGGACAAAATTGCTTATAAACCCCTAAGAGAAGCTCCAAGAATCTCTTTGTTAATTACAGCAATTGGTATTTCATTTTTTTTAGAAAATACATTTACAGTATTCGCAGGTGGAGTTCCAAGAGCTTTCCCTGTTCCTGAATATATGGAAAATATTTTTAATGTTGCAGGCGTTACTTTCTCAGTTGCTTCAATAATGGTTCCAATAGTTACTCTATTTTTATTAATTGGAATTTTATATGTTTTATATAAAACAAAATATGGAATGGCAATTAGAGCTTTATCTTTTGATATTAAAACAGTAAATTTAATGGGAATAGATGCAAATAGTATCATCTCTTTAGTATTTGGATTAGGTTCAGCACTAGCTGCTGTTGGTGGAATTTTTTGGGCTATTAATTATCCTTCTGTTGAGCCTATGATGGGTGTTTTAGTTGGTCTTAAAGCTTTTGCAGCAGCTGTTGTTGGTGGTATTGGTTCAGTTTCAGGAGCTGTTGTAGGTGGATTTATTATTGGATTTACTGAAGTTGTTGTTATTGCATTTTTTCCAGAACTTGGTGGATATAAAGATGCTTTTGCTTTTGTTTTCTTGATTTTAGTATTGTTATTTAAACCAACTGGAATTATGGGGCAAGATTTAGAAAAGAGTAGGTTTTAA
- a CDS encoding branched-chain amino acid ABC transporter permease, whose amino-acid sequence MVQDTIFTKQRMINLAIIITAIWFTWFAQNFFDEYTVRIINNVAIFIILAVSYNLINGITGQFSLEPNGFVAIGAYVTAILLVDAEGMQYQYYIADPSPWVLALQSNFFWALLFSGIISALLALSLSFPVFRVRGDYLAIVTLGFGFIIRVLAINSPEITNGSLGINDIPEYSNLYWTGGIAIFAVVVILNIIYSKFGRAMKAVRDDEDAATAMGINTFKTKTLAFTTSAFFEGVGGGLLAALLTSISPDLFTFFLTFQLLIIIVLGGLGSTTGAILGTVFVMAGLEWMRFLDEPMNFMGIHTEAMPGMRMVVFSLILIIVMLFAREGLMGKKELKDLFKKKKANK is encoded by the coding sequence ATGGTTCAAGATACAATTTTTACAAAACAAAGAATGATAAACCTAGCAATAATAATAACAGCTATTTGGTTTACTTGGTTTGCACAAAACTTTTTTGATGAATATACAGTTAGAATTATTAACAATGTTGCAATTTTTATTATTTTAGCAGTTTCATATAACTTGATAAATGGTATAACTGGTCAGTTTTCCCTTGAACCAAATGGATTTGTTGCGATTGGTGCTTATGTTACAGCTATTTTATTAGTTGATGCTGAGGGAATGCAATATCAATATTATATTGCAGATCCTTCTCCTTGGGTTTTAGCTTTACAATCAAATTTCTTTTGGGCTTTACTTTTCTCTGGGATAATCTCAGCTTTATTAGCTTTATCATTATCTTTTCCTGTATTTAGAGTAAGGGGGGATTATTTAGCAATTGTAACTTTAGGTTTTGGATTTATTATTAGAGTTTTAGCAATAAACTCTCCTGAGATTACAAATGGTTCATTAGGTATTAATGACATTCCTGAATATTCAAATCTTTATTGGACAGGTGGAATAGCAATATTTGCTGTAGTTGTTATTTTAAATATTATATATTCAAAATTCGGACGTGCTATGAAAGCTGTTCGAGATGATGAAGATGCAGCAACTGCTATGGGTATTAATACATTTAAAACAAAGACTTTAGCATTTACAACTTCAGCATTTTTTGAAGGTGTTGGAGGTGGTTTATTAGCAGCACTTCTTACATCAATTAGTCCTGATTTATTTACTTTCTTCTTAACATTTCAATTATTAATAATAATTGTTCTTGGTGGTCTTGGAAGTACAACAGGAGCTATTTTAGGAACTGTATTTGTAATGGCTGGTCTTGAGTGGATGAGATTCTTAGATGAACCTATGAATTTTATGGGTATTCATACAGAAGCAATGCCAGGTATGAGAATGGTTGTTTTCTCTTTAATCTTAATTATTGTAATGCTTTTTGCAAGAGAAGGTCTAATGGGTAAAAAAGAGTTAAAAGATTTATTTAAAAAGAAAAAGGCAAACAAATGA
- a CDS encoding ABC transporter ATP-binding protein, whose translation MILEVCNVTKKFGGVTAIKDTSFHVKAKEIYGLIGPNGAGKTTMFNIITGNYEPTEGSIKFHGQKIDGIKPHKIVHRGIARTFQNIRLFKSMTVLENVLIGFDYQATYSYFEAIFRLPRFFKEEKRVKQRAFEIMEVLGIAKYADELATSLSYGQQRKVEIARALAANPQLLLLDEPAAGMNPNETHELAELFFKIRDEFDITILLIEHDMKFVNKLCDRVMVLDYGKTIFEGDIKDAIKDEEVIKAYLGDFKHA comes from the coding sequence ATGATTTTAGAAGTTTGCAATGTAACAAAAAAATTTGGTGGAGTAACTGCTATTAAAGATACTTCATTTCATGTAAAAGCAAAAGAAATTTATGGATTAATTGGTCCAAATGGTGCTGGGAAAACAACTATGTTTAATATCATTACTGGAAATTATGAACCAACAGAGGGTTCAATTAAATTTCATGGTCAAAAAATTGATGGTATAAAACCTCATAAAATAGTTCATAGAGGAATAGCTAGAACATTTCAAAATATTAGATTATTTAAATCTATGACAGTTTTAGAAAATGTTTTAATAGGTTTTGATTATCAAGCAACATATTCATATTTTGAAGCAATATTTAGATTACCAAGATTTTTCAAAGAAGAAAAAAGAGTAAAACAAAGAGCTTTTGAAATTATGGAAGTATTAGGAATTGCAAAATATGCAGATGAACTTGCAACTTCTCTTTCTTATGGACAACAAAGAAAGGTTGAAATTGCACGTGCACTTGCTGCTAATCCTCAACTTTTATTATTAGATGAACCAGCAGCTGGAATGAATCCAAATGAAACACATGAGTTGGCAGAACTATTTTTCAAAATTAGAGATGAGTTTGATATTACGATTTTATTGATTGAACATGATATGAAATTTGTAAATAAATTATGTGACAGAGTTATGGTTTTAGATTATGGAAAAACAATCTTTGAGGGTGATATCAAAGATGCAATTAAAGATGAAGAGGTTATAAAAGCCTACCTTGGAGATTTCAAACATGCTTAA
- a CDS encoding ABC transporter ATP-binding protein encodes MLNVKNLEVYYGLIKAVRGVDFEVKEGQIVSLIGSNGAGKTSTLQSIVNDVKKTGQITFMNKDISTMKTHKIIQSGIALVPEGRRCFQNLTIEENLRMGAFNNDAKYEQLQEDMLKLFPRLVQKRHQLAGTMSGGEQQMLAIARALMSSPKLLMLDEPSLGLAPKIIGELFETILRLREEGITILLVEQNAFAALEISDWAYVLENGEVALEGKGSDLVHSDDIRAKYLGA; translated from the coding sequence ATGCTTAACGTAAAAAATTTAGAAGTATATTATGGACTTATTAAAGCTGTAAGAGGAGTTGATTTTGAGGTTAAAGAGGGACAAATTGTATCTTTGATTGGCTCAAATGGTGCGGGTAAAACATCAACTTTACAATCAATTGTAAATGATGTTAAAAAAACTGGTCAAATTACTTTTATGAATAAAGATATTTCAACTATGAAAACCCATAAAATTATCCAAAGTGGAATAGCCTTAGTTCCAGAAGGAAGAAGATGTTTTCAAAACCTTACTATTGAAGAAAACCTTAGAATGGGTGCATTTAACAATGATGCTAAATATGAACAACTTCAAGAAGATATGTTAAAACTTTTCCCAAGACTTGTACAAAAAAGACATCAATTAGCAGGAACAATGAGTGGAGGAGAACAACAAATGTTAGCAATTGCTAGAGCATTAATGAGTTCTCCAAAGTTATTAATGCTTGATGAGCCATCACTTGGTCTTGCTCCTAAAATCATTGGTGAGCTATTTGAAACAATTTTAAGATTAAGAGAAGAAGGAATTACTATTTTATTAGTAGAACAAAATGCCTTTGCAGCTTTAGAAATATCTGATTGGGCATATGTATTAGAAAATGGTGAAGTTGCATTAGAAGGTAAAGGCAGTGACTTAGTTCATTCTGATGATATTAGAGCTAAATATTTAGGTGCTTAA